From the genome of Papaver somniferum cultivar HN1 chromosome 2, ASM357369v1, whole genome shotgun sequence, one region includes:
- the LOC113347963 gene encoding ferrochelatase-1, chloroplastic/mitochondrial-like, producing MDAITTRVVPNLNLSGSRLRSSSQLSQTKSVVSISCCSSEGSQGFDKLERRNGDSIGRGNGLLYGPVQKQREIVCSAGAGTGACLYGEHDLEGSHAHAAEEKLGVLLLNLGGPEKLQDVQPFLFNLFADPDIIRLPRLFRFLQRPLAQLISVLRAPKSKEGYAAIGGGSPLRRITDEQAEALKMALEEKKMSANVYVGMRYWFPFTEEVVHQIKKDKITRLVVLPLYPQYSISTSGSSIRVLQDMFSKDSYLSRLPVSIIKSWYQRRGYIESMANLIEQELQKFSNPEEVMIFFSAHGVPVSYVEDAGDPYKDQMEDCIRLIMQELKARGTLNEHTLAYQSRVGPVQWLKPYTDEVLVELGKSGVKSLLAVPVSFVSEHIETLEEIDMEYRELALESGVENWGRVPALGLSPPFISDLADAVIEALPSAQAITMAEVTSEETEADPMSYIIKMFFGSILAFFLLLSPKLISTFRNLL from the exons atgGATGCAATTACAACAAGGGTTGTTCCTAATCTCAATCTTTCTGGTTCTCGGCTCCGTAGTTCATCCCaatt ATCGCAGACGAAATCTGTTGTGTCTATCAGTTGTTGTTCATCTGAAGGATCACAAGGTTTTGATAAATTGGAGAGACGGAATGGTGATTCTATTGGTAGAGGGAACGGATTGTTGTATGGTCCGGTTCAGAAGCAGCGGGAAATCGTCTGCTCTGCGGGAGCGGGAACAGGAGCATGTTTATATGGTGAACATGATTTAGAGGGATCACACGCTCATGCGGCAGAAGAGAAATTGGGGGTGTTGCTGCTTAATCTAGGAGGACCTGAGAAGCTTCAAGATGTTCAACCATTTTTGTTCAATTTATTTGCTGATCCG GATATTATAAGATTACCGAGATTGTTTAGGTTTCTTCAACGGCCTTTGGCTCAGTTGATCTCAGTTTTGAGAGCACCTAAAAGTAAAGAAGGATATGCTGCTATAGGTGGGGGATCACCTTTGCGTAGAATAACTGATGAACAG GCGGAAGCACTGAAAATGGCTTTGGAAGAGAAAAAAATGTCGGCAAATGTATATGTAGGAATGCGGTACTGGTTCCCATTTACAGAAGAAGTAGTGCATCAG ATTAAAAAGGATAAGATCACAAGACTTGTTGTGCTGCCACTTTACCCTCAGTACTCCATATCTACAAGTGGGTCAAGCATCCGTGTGCTTCAAGACATGTTCAG CAAAGACTCATATCTTTCAAGGCTACCTGTCTCCATTATAAAGTCGTGGTATCAACGTAGAGGTTATATTGAATCCATGGCTAACTTGATAGAGCAAGAGCTACAAAAATTCTCTAATCCTGAGGAG gtgatgatattcttcaGCGCACACGGAGTACCAGTTAGCTATGTCGAGGATGCAGGAGATCCTTACAAGGATCAGATGGAGGATTGCATCAGATTGATCATGCAAGAGCTGAAAGCTAGAGGAACCTTGAATGAGCACACTCTTGCGTACCAG AGTCGAGTGGGGCCTGTACAGTGGTTGAAGCCCTATACTGATGAAGTTCTTGTTGAGCTTGGTAAAAGTGGAGTAAAAAGCCTCTTAGCTGTTCCAGTAAG CTTTGTAAGCGAGCACATAGAGACCCTCGAAGAGATTGATATGGAATACAGGGAATTGGCTCTTGAATCTGGCGTAGAAAATTGGGGAAGGGTTCCAGCTTTAGGACTAAGCCCTCCTTTCATATCTGATCTCGCAGATGCTGTGATTGAAGCTCTTCCTTCTGCCCAAGCCATTACAATGGCAGAAGTCACTTCTGAAGAAACCGAAGCGGATCCAATGAGTTATATAATCAAAATGTTCTTTGGTTCAATCTTAGCTTTCTTTTTATTGCTGTCTCCAAAACTTATCTCTACTTTCAGGAACCTTTTGTAG